The Antennarius striatus isolate MH-2024 chromosome 20, ASM4005453v1, whole genome shotgun sequence genome includes a region encoding these proteins:
- the cry-dash gene encoding cryptochrome DASH, whose amino-acid sequence MSTSRTIICLLRNDLRVHDNELFHWAQRNAEHIVPLYCFDPRHYVGTCNYNLPKTGPFRLRFLLESIRDLRNTLLNKGSNLVVRRGKPEDVVADLIRQLGSVSTVALHEEVTSEELNVEKRVKDVCAQMKVKVHTCWGSTLFHRDDLPFHHISRLPDVYTQFRKAVETQSRVRPVFPTPEQLKPLPQGLEEGAIPAAADLQQSEPVTDPRSAFPCSGGESHALARLKHYFWDTDAVATYKETRNGLIGVDYSTKFAPWLAMGCISAKFIYHQIKQYESERTANQSTYWVIFELLWRDYFKFVAVKYGNKLFQVEGLQDKSVPWKKDMTLFNAWKEGRTGVPFVDANMRELAMTGFMSNRGRQNVASFLTKDLGLDWRMGAEWFEYLLVDHDVCSNYGNWLYSAGLGNDPRENRKFNMIKQGLDYDNKGDYVRQWVPELQGIMGADVHTPWTLSAAALSQAGVSLGETYPTPIVTAPEWSRHFNKKPSGTGPSLRGKRGSSHTPKQHRDRGIDFYFSRSKNL is encoded by the exons atgtctacCTCCCGAACGATCATATGTTTGCTGAGGAACGACCTGCGTGTCCACGATAACGAG CTTTTCCACTGGGCGCAAAGAAATGCAGAGCACATTGTTCCATTGTACTGCTTTGACCCCAGACATTATGTTGGAACGTGCAACTACAACCTGCCAAAGACCGGGCCTTTCCGCCTGCGCTTCTTACTGGAGAGTATCAGAGACCTCAGGAACACATTACTCAACAAGGGCAG caaCCTCGTAGTGAGACGTGGTAAGCCAGAGGATGTAGTTGCCGACCTCATCCGGCAACTGGGCTCTGTCAGCACCGTGGCGCTCCATGAAGAG GTAACTTCTGAAGAACTGAATGTCGAGAAGCGAGTAAAGGATGTCTGTGCGCAGATGAAGGTCAAAGTTCACACCTGCTGGGGGTCTACACTGTTCCACAGAGATGATCTTCCATTTCACCACATATCCAG GCTGCCTGATGTGTACACTCAGTTCAGGAAGGCAGTTGAGACCCAGAGCCGAGTGAGGCCCGTGTTTCCAACCCCAGAGCAGCTAAAGCCTCTCCCCCAAGGGCTGGAAGAGGGGGCCATTCCTGCTGCAGCCGACCTGCAGCAGTCAG AGCCTGTGACTGATCCTCGATCAGCCTTCCCCTGTAGTGGAGGGGAAAGTCATGCTCTGGCCAGACTCAAACATTACTTCTGGGACACT GATGCAGTCGCAACTTACAAAGAGACTCGCAATGGTTTGATTGGTGTGGATTATTCGACCAAATTTGCACCTTG GCTGGCCATGGGTTGCATTTCAGCCAAGTTTATTTATCATCAGATCAAGCAGTATGAGAGTGAacgaacagccaatcagagcacatACTG GGTCATTTTTGAACTTTTGTGGAGGGATTATTTCAAGTTTGTAGCTGTCAAGTATGGAAACAAGCTGTTCCAGGTCGAAG GATTGCAGGACAAATCTGTTCCATGGAAAAAGGACATGACGCTTTTCAATGCTTGGAAAG AGGGAAGAACAGGGGTGCCCTTCGTAGATGCCAACATGAGAGAGCTGGCAATGACTGGCTTCATGTCCAACAGGGGGCGGCAAAATGTTGCTAGCTTCCTCACCAAAGACCTGGGCCTGGATTGGAGGATGGGAGCTGAGTGGTTTGAATACCTCCTG GTGGACCATGATGTCTGCAGCAACTATGGCAACTGGCTGTACAGTGCCGGTTTAGGAAATGACcccagagaaaacaggaagttcaacATGATCAAGCAAGGCCTCGACTATGACAATAAA GGGGACTACGTGCGCCAGTGGGTTCCTGAGCTGCAGGGGATCATGGGAGCTGATGTGCACACGCCTTGGACCCTCAGTGCTGCAGCGCTGTCGCAAGCTGGCGTGTCTCTTGGTGAGACCTACCCCACCCCCATCGTCACTGCCCCTGAATGGAGCAGGCACTTTAACAAGAAACCA AGTGGCACAGGACCTTCACTGAGAGGAAAGAGAGGCTCATCTCACACTCCCAAACAGCATCGAGACAGAGGCATAGACTTCTATTTCTCCAGAAGCAAAAACCTTTGA
- the map3k22 gene encoding mitogen-activated protein kinase kinase kinase 22 → MMTVNMDDGLQNGPGLHRNSQDDEEALNSIMKDLAALGRCYTQQNSHKPKSRTLLYKQDLRVKLEHEREKRIIPFQRPLLIKELLQKVTEAFGQQMDMFFMEKELLLPLKTQEDLDQAVLTLGCSSVANGLLRILLKTPKHNHYLQVNSRDKQSEMRSSRSLGDLKGSLLKGNERVRKHSTGSLHTGRTSPPPGSVPEEQQQIARQGSYTSIHSEGEFIPETHDPNMLDPFGSADNSLSSSCQSIDQALDSPPFSQNNRDNNYLNLNYEYKGRHGKGGTFPRQFQLPNRSKDYGDRRRTLPRSFMPQENLFQLVPSSRTRSYNGDSTLQYSDLRSLGRASDKSCQRSTSKSPRAPVNWRQGKLLGRGAFGEVYLCYDADTGRELAAKQVPFDPDCQETSKEVNALECEIQLLKNLRHERIVQYYGCLRDLEQRKLTIFVEFMPGGSIKDQLKAYGALTEKVTRRYTRQILQGVSYLHSNMIVHRDIKGANILRDSSGNVKLGDFGASKRIQTICMSGTGIKSVTGTPYWMSPEVINGEGYGRKADVWSVACTVVEMLTQKPPWAEYEAMAAIFKIATQPTKPILPEGVTDACRDFLRQVFVEEKWRPTADVLLSHPFVQGIF, encoded by the exons GATTTAAGAGTCAAGCTGGAGCATGAGAGAGAAAAACG AATCATCCCGTTTCAGAGGCCGCTGTTGATCAAGGAGCTGCTGCAGAAAGTGACCGAGGCTTTTGGCCAGCAGATGGACATGTTCTTCATGGAGAAAGAG TTGCTTCTGCCGCTGAAGACCCAGGAGGACCTGGATCAGGCAGTGTTGACATTGGGGTGCAGCTCGGTGGCCAATGGGCTACTCAGGATTCTGCTAAAAACTCCTAAGCACAACCAT TACTTACAGGTGAACAGCAGGGACAAACAGAGTGAAATGAGATCATCGCGATCACTGGGAGACCTGAAGGGATCCCTGCTCAAGGGCAATGAGAGAGTGCGCAAACACTCAACAG GTTCCTTGCACACAGGTCGAACGTCCCCGCCTCCTGGGAGCGTCCCTGAGGAGCAACAGCAAATTGCCCGTCAGGGCTCCTACACCAGCATCCACAGTGAGGGGGAATTCATCCCAGAAACCCACGACCCAAAT ATGTTGGATCCTTTTGGGAGTGCAGACAACTCACTGTCAAGCAGCTGTCAATCAATAGATCAAGCGCTGGACAG tcCTCCTTTCTCGCAGAACAACCGTGACAATAATTACCTGAACCTCAACTATGAATACAAAG GTCGCCATGGGAAAGGGGGGACTTTCCCTCGCCAGTTTCAGCTGCCCAATCGCAGCAAGGATTATGGAGACC gtcgCAGGACACTTCCGCGCAGCTTCATGCCACAGGAGAACCTGTTCCAGCTGGTTCCTTCCAGTCGCACACGCAGCTATAATGGAGACAGTACTCTGCAGTACAGCGACCTGCGCTCGCTGGGTCGCGCCTCTGACAAAAGCTGCCAGCGCAGTACATCCAAGT cgCCACGGGCACCAGTCAACTGGCGGCAGGGAAAGCTCCTGGGTCGTGGAGCATTTGGCGAGGTCTACCTCTGTTATGACGCCGACACAGGCCGCGAGCTGGCTGCCAAACAGGTGCCCTTTGACCCTGACTGTCAAGAAACCAGCAAG GAGGTGAACGCTTTGGAGTGTGAGATTCAGCTGCTGAAGAATCTGCGTCACGAGCGGATCGTTCAGTACTACGGTTGCCTGCGGGACCTCGAACAGAGGAAACTCACCATTTTTGTTGAGTTCATGCCTGGG GGCTCAATAAAAGACCAACTAAAGGCCTATGGGGCCCTGACTGAGAAGGTTACAAGGAGATACACCAGACAGATCCTCCAAGGAGTCTCCTACCTGCATAGCAACATGATTGTACACAGAGACATCAAAG GTGCTAACATCCTGAGAGACTCATCAGGGAATGTTAAGCTGGGAGACTTTGGAGCCAGCAAACGTATCCAGACCATCTGTATGTCTGGTACTGGAATCAAGTCTGTCACTGGCACCCCCTACTGGATGAGCCCAGAAGTCATCAATGGGGAGGGCTATGGTCGCAAAGCTGATGTATG GAGTGTCGCCTGTACTGTTGTGGAAATGTTGACACAGAAACCGCCATGGGCCGAGTACGAGGCCATGGCGGCCATTTTTAAAATTGCCACCCAGCCCACGAAGCCCATCCTCCCCGAGGGTGTGACTGATGCGTGCAGAGACTTCCTGCGGCAGGTGTTTGTTGAGGAGAAATGGCGGCCCACTGCAGACGTTCTGCTCAGCCACCCATTTGTCCAGGGTATCTTCTGA
- the myd88 gene encoding myeloid differentiation primary response protein MyD88 has protein sequence MACSDSKLDLEEIPLVALNVSLRKKLGLYLNPKNTVAADWMDVAQAMGFSYLEIKNYESTKSPTVSVLEDWQARSTDATVGKLLSILKDVERSDILADLSQSIDEDVRKYRKSLRKKAEPPVQVAEVDSCFPRTQERVGITLDDDPEGTPELFDAFICYCQSDLDFVHDMIRELEQTEYKLKLCVFDRDVLPGSCVWTITSELIEKRCKRMVVVISDEYLDSDACDFQTKFALSLCPGARNKRLIPVKYKPMTKPFPSILRFLTLCDYTRPCTQSWFWTRLARVLSLPQSNSAAHPM, from the exons ATGGCGTGTTCGGATTCCAAACTCGATTTGGAGGAAATTCCTCTCGTCGCACTTAATGTGAGTTTGAGGAAAAAACTAGGGCTGTATTTAAACCCTAAAAACACGGTAGCAGCGGATTGGATGGACGTCGCACAGGCCATGGGGTTTTCTTACCTCGAAATAAAGAACTATGAATCTACAAAGAGCCCCACGGTGTCGGTTCTGGAGGACTGGCAGGCTCGCTCCACGGACGCAACAGTAGGAAAGCTGTTGTCCATCCTGAAGGACGTGGAGAGGAGCGACATCCTGGCAGACCTCAGTCAATCGATTG ATGAGGATGTCAGGAAGTACAGAAAGAGTCTGAGGAAGAAGGCTGAGCCCCCAGTTCAGGTGGCAGAGGTCGACAGCTGCTTCCCGCGCACCCAAGAGAGAGTTGGTATCACCCTGGACGATGACCCTGAAG GTACCCCTGAGCTGTTTGACGCCTTCATCTGCTATTGCCAGAGTGACTTGGACTTCGTTCATGACATGATTCGAGAGCTGGAACAGACGGAATACAAGCTGAAACTATGTGTGTTTGACAGAGATGTCCTCCCAGGCTCTTGTGTGTGGACCATCACCAGTGAACTTATTGAAAAGAG GTGTAAAAGAATGGTGGTGGTGATTTCTGATGAATACCTTGACAGCGACGCGTGCGACTTCCAGACTAAGTTTGCTCTCAGCCTCTGTCCTG GGGCTCGAAATAAACGGCTTATCCCAGTGAAGTACAAACCAATGACGAAGCCATTCCCCAGCATTTTACGCTTCCTCACTTTATGTGATTACACCCGGCCTTGCACACAGTCCTGGTTCTGGACACGACTGGCCAGAGTTCTCTCGCTGCCACAATCAAACTCAGCAGCTCATCCCATGTAA